CGCCCGCGTTTCCGCCGTCGCCGCCTCCATCCGTCGCCGGGCCACCCGACCCGGTCGGGGCCGTCGTCGCGCCGGATCGCCCGGGCGTCGGTGTCGGCGTCGCCCGGTCCACGTCGGGGAAGGTGTAGACCCTCGCGGGCGCGTCGGGGTCGGAGGGGTCGTAGTAGCTGGTGGCGACGACCGTCTCGCCGGGCGCCGCCAGCTGTGCGGTCCAGAAGCTCGTCGTCGACGAGCGCCGGAAGTACCGCACCCGCTCGGGGTCGGCCGGGTCCGACAGGTCGTGGACGGCCACCCCGCCGCGGTACCACGACGAGTAGAGGTGGCCGGCGGCGAGTTCGAAGTTGTGTGCGGTCGTCCGGACGCCGTTGACGTTCGGGTCGGCCGTCGGCGGCGGGTCGATGGTCGACAGGTGTTCGGGCGAACGCGGGTCGGCGATGTCGTAGACGGCGATCCCGCTCGGGCCGCCGGGGTCGTCGGGGCCCGGCGTGGTGCCCTCCTTCCCGAAGTTGGAGTTCCACGACTCCTTGCCGACCGCGAGCAGCGAACTGTCGGGATCGGTCGCGGCGTAGTGGTCGTTGCCCGGCGGCTCCGAGTACTCCCGGGCGACCGCCAGCCCGTCGAGGGCGGCCAGCGTCTCGGGGTCGCGCTCGCGAACGTCCGCGACGTACCCGGGGTCTGCGGGGTCGCTCACGTCGAGGATCCACGTCCCGGCGTCCCAGTAGGCGAGGTAGGCGAAGCCGTCGCGGACGAACACGTCGTGCAGCGTCCGCAGCTGCTGGGGGACCGTCTCCCAGACCGGGTCGTGGTCCAGCACCGACCAGCGGGCGACCTCCCGTGGCTGGTCGCGGCCCACGTCGACGACCAGCAGCGGGTTGGCGTCGCGGTCGCTCCGGGTGAGGTAGGCGTACTCGCCCGCGAGGTCGCAGTTGTGGACCGGGTAGGCCGTCTCGTAGGCCCGGAGGAACCCGGGGTCGGTCGGGTCGGACACGTCGAACAGTGCGACGCCGTAGAAGCTGTCGGGGTCGTAGCCCGCGGGGCCGCCGACGAGCAGGCGGCCGTCGTCGTACTTCACGTCCCGGACGCCGCCCATGCGCTGGGTCGTGCCCGGCGGCGAGATGTCGCGCTCGCTCGTGACGACCGTCGGGTCCGCCGGGTCCGTCAGGTCGAGGACGGCGAAGCCGTCGCCGACCGCGACGAACGCCGTGTCGCCGTCGGGCGTCAGGACCGCTTCCGTCGCGCCCGCGACGGCGACGCTGCCCAGCGGCTCGTACCCCGAGGTGGGCGTCGCAACCGCGTCCGTCGGTGTCGGCGTGGGCGTCCCGGAGGGAGTCGCCGTCGCAACCGAGCCGTCACGCGTCGCGGTCGCGTTCGCAACCGGGCTCGCCTCCGACTCCACCCGGCGGGCGTCGCCGTCGCGGGCCGCCAGGGCGGCGGTCGGGAGGGCGGCGGTCCCGGCGACCGCCCGGAGGAACTGGCGTCGATGCACGTCCACGGCCTAGCGGTCGACGGGTATCAGTTTCCCGGTGGGGTCGACGGGACCGGCGGACCGGTGAGTCAGCGAGGCCGGCGAGACCGGCGGGTCGGCGCGACTGGCGGACCGGCGAGACCGGCGGGTCGGCGCGACCGGTGCGGTCACTCCTCGTCGCGGCGGCCGAGCCGCCAGGCGCCGATGCCCAGCGCCGCGAGCCCCGACAGGACGCCCAGCCCGGGGCCGTCCCCGCTGGTCGTCGCGTCCGCGTTGCCGGTCGCCGTGTCCCCCTCGCCGGCCGCGCCGCCCGCCGTCGCGGTCTCGCCGGCCATCCCGCTCGTCGCGGTCCCGCCGGTCGCGGTCGGGGTGTCGGTCGGCGTGGCGGTCGGGGTGTCGGTCGGCGAAGCCGACGGCGTGGCCGTGGCGGTCGGCGACTCGGTCGGTGTCCCGGCCGGGGTCGCCGTGTCGGTCGGTTCGGGCGTGTCGGTCGGCAGGTCGATCTCGGCGCCGGAGGGGGTCACCGTCGCCGGGTTATCGGTGGGGTCCGGGAACGTGTAGAACGCGCCGGGGCCGTCCCGCTCGGTCGGGTGGACGTAGCTCGTCGCGATGAAGAACTCGCCGGGGACGCCGACCCGCGCGGTCCAGAAGCTCGCGCGGTCGCCGTTCTCGTAGTGGGCCAGCTGTTCGGGGTTCGCCGGGTCGGAGATGTCGTGGACTTTCACTCCGCCGCGGTACCACGACGAGTAGAGGTAGTCGCCGGCGATCTCGAAGTTGTGCGAGGTGGTGTAGTAGCCGCCCTGTCGCCGGGCGGTCTCGCCCTCCGGCGGCTGGGGCGGTTCGATCTCCGTCAGCCGCTCGGGACTGGCGGCGTCGCCGATGTCGTAGAGGATGATCCCGCTGGGGCCGCCCAGGTCCTCCTCGTCGGACTCGTCGTCGTCGACGCCCCCTTCGAGGTTCCAGCTCTCCCCGCCGACCGCGAGCAGGTCGCCGTCGTCGTCGGGCTGGACGTAGTGGGCGTTGCCCTCCGGCTCCATCGCGTACTCGTACACGTCGGTCCCGCTCACGTCCTGCAGTTCCGACAGGGAGTACTCGGCGGCGTGCCCGACGTATTCGGGGCTCGCGGGGTCGGACACGTCGAGGATCCACGCCCCGCCGTCCCAGTAGGCCAGGTACGCGCGCTCGTCCTGGACGTACATGTCGTGGAGGTTGAGGAGGCTGCCCGACAGTTCCCCGTACCCCGCGTCGTACTCGGCGGGCGACCACTTCGCGACCGACTCGGGCTGGTCGGGCGCGACGTGGACGACGTCGAGCTCCCGGCCGGTCGTCAGGTACGCGTACTCCCCGTGGAGGTCGGAGTTGTGGATCGTGTAGGTCGTCTCGTAGGTCTTCATCGGCCGCGGGTTCAGCGGGTTCGACACGTCGTAGATGGCGATCCCGCGGAACGCCTCTGCGGCCGCGGAGGTCGCCAGCATCAGTCGACCCTGGTTGTACTTGATGTCGTAGAAGCCCGTGATGGACCGGCCGCCCGACGCGGTGATCCCGGTGTAGGTCCCGACGACCTCGGGGTTCTCCGGGTCCTGACAGTCGACGACGTAGAAGCCGTCGATCCGGGAGGCGAACGCGTACCGGCCGGACGGCTCCATCACCGCTTCGGTCGTCTGGAACCCGCCCTGGTCGTTCGACACGTCGAAGCTGGCCAGCGGGCCGTAACCGTCGCCGGCGTCGGTGCCGGTCGGGGTCGCTGTTGCGGTTTCTGTCGGCCCGGCGGTGGCGGTCGGCGTCGCGGTCGTTCGGGAGGAGGGCGATGCGTCGTCGTCGCTGCCGGTGGCGGTCAGGGCGCTTCCTGCGATCCCCGCCAGACCGGCAGCGCCGACTGCGGAACGGAGGTATTCACGGCGGCGCATGCACCCTCTCCTCCGGGCGGCTGTCGTTTAGTTTTGCTGATCGGACCGATCAGCGATCCGTCGCGCCCGCCCCCGCGGTCCGCCGGGCGCGAACGCGCTCCTTTTCCACCCGCCCGGTGTAGGACCGCCCATGTTCGAGTCACGCCCGGACCGGGACGCCGAGGTCGTCCTCGTCGGCCGGTCCAACGTCGGCAAGTCGACGCTCATGCGCGAGCTCACCGGCCACACCTTCGACACCGGCCAGCGCCCGGGCGTCACCCGCTCGCCCAACCACTTCGACTGGGCCGCCGAGGACTTCGTCATCACCGACCTCCCCGGCTTCGGCTTCATGGAGGGCGTCCCCGAGGACGTGCGCGAACAGACCAAGACCGACATCGTCCGCTACATCGAATCGAACGCCGACAAGATCCTGGTCGCCGTCCTCGTCGTCGACGGCAAGGCCGCAATCGACATCATCGACCGCCACTCCGGCCCCGACGAGGTGCCCTACGACGTGGAGATGTTCCACTTCCTCCGCGACGTGGACATCCCGGTCGTCGTCGCCGTCAACAAGATGGACAAGGTCGACGACCGCGACGAGCGGCTGAACGAGCTGTGCGACCGCCTCGGCCTCTATCCCCCCTGGAAGCAGTGGCAGAACACCATCGCTCCCATCTCCGCGAAACGGGGCTCCATCGAACCCATGACCGAGGCCGTCCGCCACCACCTCCACGAACAGGAACGGGACGACCTGTTCCAGTTCTTCTAAACCATCTCTTTCCCGCCCGGGTTTCCTCGGTCGCCCGCGGCGACCTGCGGGGAACCCGGGCGGCAAAAACATGAGTGAAAAAGGCCGGACGACTCGGTCGCTGCGCTCCCTCGCGTCCGGTGAACCGGCGCTCCGCCCGGATGCTGCCTGCAGGCGTAGCTGTTGCAGTGGGCGGTTGCGGTGCGGTCGGCGCGCGCTGTCGTCTCGGAATCGCCTGCGATTCCGATGGGCCGTCAGAGCTCACTCTGACGTTGGCGGCCTCCGTGCCGCGACGGAATCGCGCGAGAGATTCGCGACTCGCGTGTCGCGAATCGGCTGGGGAGGTTCGTGGCCGTCTGCGGTGCTGTGCGGTTGCGGTGTCGTGCGGTCGCGGTGCTGTCCTGGCGGACTGAAAGGGCGAGGCGCGCTCGCGCCGATAGTCGCCTGAGCGGGCACTATCCGCGCGGGCGGTGCGGAGAGCGCGGATATCCCGCTCAGCGACCGCGAGCGCGGCGAGGGCTTTCAGCGCTTGCTGTCGAGTACGGTCGAGCCGAGTGCGGTCGCTGCCTCGCTACATTCTTTCAAACCGGTTCGACCAGAGACACCCGATCGACTCACGACGCTATCCGACGATCCTATCGAGCAACAGCTACGCTTAGGTGCGGGCACGCCCACAGGCGATCCATGCAGGTCGAAGCACACTCGGCGAACGAGACGGTCGAAGTCACCGACGGCGTCCACCTCACACAGCTCGCGGTCGGCGAGCGGATGAGCATGCAACACGTCCACATCGAGCCGGGGGCGGTCGTTCCGGAGCACAGCCACGAACACGAGCAGGTCGGCTACATCACGAGCGGGTCGGGCGTGTTCGTCGTCGACGGCGAGGAGTTCCCCGTCAGCTCCGGCGACTCCTACCACCTCGCGAGCGAGGAACCCCACAGCGTCGAGGCGACCGGCGACGAGCCGCTGGACGGGATCGACGTGTTCGCGCCGCCGCGGGCGAACCCCGACTGGATGGACTAGACCGCGCGAGCGGTGCGCCGCCATACGTCGGCGACGCGGCTCCAGGCGAGCGCGACCACCCGGCTCGCCACGTAGCAGCCGAGCGCGACGAGGACGATCGTCCCGCCGGCGGCGACGCCGAACAGGTACGACAGCGTCGCGCCGGCGATCGTCGCGACCTGGGCCGCCAGGACGGCCGCGACCAGCGAGCGCCGGAACCCGCGGACCGCGCTCGCCGTCGCGACGGGGACGACGAGGAGTGCGGCGACGAGGATCACGCCCATGATCTGCATCGCGCCGACCACCACGACGGCGGTCAGCACGACCAGGACGTAGTTGTAGCGGGTCACCCCGATCCCGGCCGCGCGGGCGGCCGTCTCGTCGAAGGTCGCGTACAGGAGCGGTCGGTAGGCGACGGCGACGACCGCCACCACGAGCACCGTCAGCGCGAGGAGCACGCCGACGTTCCCCCGGGAGACGGTGGCGAGCGACCCGAAGAGGTAGGCGTCGATGCCGACCGCGATGCCGCCGTCGGTGGCGGTCACGAGGACGCTGCCCAGCGCGAACCCGCCGGTCAGCACCATCGCCAGCGAGGTGTCGGTGTACAGGCCCAGCCGCTCGACCAGCGTCTGGACGAGGACCGCCGCGATGACGGCGACGACCAGCGCCGAGAGCAGCGGCGAGACCGACAGCTCGAAGGCGGCGTTGACGAACAGCCCGAGCGCCACGCCCGCGAACGCCGTGTGGGCCAGCGTGTCGCCGATCAGCCCCATCTCCCGGTGGACGAGGAAGCTCCCGACGACCGGGCAGATCACCGCGACGCAGACCGCCGCGAGGTACGCCCGCTGCATGAACGGCGACGCGAGGATCTCGACGCCGAGCGCCTCGGCCAGCACGCGCATCGCCGCGCCGTAGGCGTCGTCGAGGAACCAGTCGCGCAGCCCCGTCGCCCCCGCGGCGACCAGCGGTTCGGACGCGGTCGCGAGTGTCGTTCCGGCCATCGTCAGTGCCCGTGTGCGACGACGCGGTGGTCGGTCCCGTAGGCCTCGGCGAGCGCGTCGGTCTCGACGAAGGTCTCGGGGTCGCCGTGGAAGTACAGCCGCCGGTTGAGGCAGGCGATCTCGGTGGCGTGAGCGGTCACGACGCCGATGTCGTGCTCGACGAGCACGACCGTCAGCCCGTCGTCGTTCAGCGAGTCGAGCAGGTCGTAGAACGCCGACCGCGACTCGGCGTCGACGCCGACGGTCGGCTCGTCCAGCGCGAGCAGGTCCGCCTCGGCCGCCAGCGCCCGCGCGATGAACACCCGCTGGCGCTGCCCGCCGGAGAGCCGGCCGACCCGCCGCTCGGCGAGGTCGGCGATCCCCACCCGCTCCATGGCGTCCGCGACGGCTCGACGGTCGTCGGCGTCGAACCGCCCGCGGAGCCGCCGGGGGTACCGCCCCATCCGCACCGCCTCCGCGACGGTCACGGGCATCGCGTCCCCCGTCCCCGCGGTGTCCTGTGCGACGTACCCGACGCGCTCGCCGTCGGCGCACTCGTGGGCCGGCGAGCCGAACAGCCGCACCCGCCCGGCGTCGGGCCGACGCAGGCCGATCAGCAGCTCCAGCAGCGTCGTCTTGCCCGACCCGTTCGGGCCGACCAGGCCGAGGAACGCGCCGGGCTCGACGGTCAGCGAGACCCCGTCGAGGACCGGCCGGTCGCCGTACCCGAACGTGAGGTCGTCGGCTTCGATGACGGTCATTCGACCCCCAGCGCGCGCTCCAGCGTCGGCAGGTTCACCGACTCCATCACGTCGACGTACCCCCACCCCTCCTCGACCCAGGCGTCGCTCCGGCCGGGGATCGACGTGAGCGGGAGCACCTCCTCGGCGTCGGTCTCGGCGACCAGCTCCCGGGCCGCCCGCCGGGACTCCAGCGGGTCGGCACAGACGTACCGCAGGTCGTGCTCGTCGATGCGGCGCTGGGCGCGCTCGATGTCCCGCAGGCTCGGCGAGTCGTCGGGCGAAAGGCCAGTGAGCGTCACGAACTCGATGTCGTAGCGCGCGCCGAGGTAGCCGAAGGCGTCGTGGCCGGCGACGAGCACCACGTCCGTCGTCGCGCCGGCGAGGCGCGACTCGAACGACTCGTCGAGGGCGGCCAGCCGCTCCCGGTAGGCGCTCGCGTTGTCGGCGTACCGCGAGGCGCCGTCGGGGTCGACCGCCGCGAACGCCTCCCGGACGCGCTCGACCGCCGCGCTCGCTCGCCGGGGGTCGAGCCAGAAGTGCGGGTCCACTCCCCCGTGGTCGTGCCCGCCCTCGCGGCCCCCGTGTTCGCCTTCGCCCCCGTCGGTGTGCTGGTCCTCGTGGTGGTCCGTGTGTTCGCGACCGTCCTCACCGTGGTCGGT
Above is a genomic segment from Halosimplex halophilum containing:
- a CDS encoding LVIVD repeat-containing protein → MHRRQFLRAVAGTAALPTAALAARDGDARRVESEASPVANATATRDGSVATATPSGTPTPTPTDAVATPTSGYEPLGSVAVAGATEAVLTPDGDTAFVAVGDGFAVLDLTDPADPTVVTSERDISPPGTTQRMGGVRDVKYDDGRLLVGGPAGYDPDSFYGVALFDVSDPTDPGFLRAYETAYPVHNCDLAGEYAYLTRSDRDANPLLVVDVGRDQPREVARWSVLDHDPVWETVPQQLRTLHDVFVRDGFAYLAYWDAGTWILDVSDPADPGYVADVRERDPETLAALDGLAVAREYSEPPGNDHYAATDPDSSLLAVGKESWNSNFGKEGTTPGPDDPGGPSGIAVYDIADPRSPEHLSTIDPPPTADPNVNGVRTTAHNFELAAGHLYSSWYRGGVAVHDLSDPADPERVRYFRRSSTTSFWTAQLAAPGETVVATSYYDPSDPDAPARVYTFPDVDRATPTPTPGRSGATTAPTGSGGPATDGGGDGGNAGADGSGDGGGSGVGTDAVETGGATAGDGPGFGPAAALAGLGIGAWRLLDGSDEPGDEE
- the engB gene encoding GTP-binding protein EngB → MFESRPDRDAEVVLVGRSNVGKSTLMRELTGHTFDTGQRPGVTRSPNHFDWAAEDFVITDLPGFGFMEGVPEDVREQTKTDIVRYIESNADKILVAVLVVDGKAAIDIIDRHSGPDEVPYDVEMFHFLRDVDIPVVVAVNKMDKVDDRDERLNELCDRLGLYPPWKQWQNTIAPISAKRGSIEPMTEAVRHHLHEQERDDLFQFF
- a CDS encoding cupin domain-containing protein encodes the protein MQVEAHSANETVEVTDGVHLTQLAVGERMSMQHVHIEPGAVVPEHSHEHEQVGYITSGSGVFVVDGEEFPVSSGDSYHLASEEPHSVEATGDEPLDGIDVFAPPRANPDWMD
- a CDS encoding metal ABC transporter permease — protein: MAGTTLATASEPLVAAGATGLRDWFLDDAYGAAMRVLAEALGVEILASPFMQRAYLAAVCVAVICPVVGSFLVHREMGLIGDTLAHTAFAGVALGLFVNAAFELSVSPLLSALVVAVIAAVLVQTLVERLGLYTDTSLAMVLTGGFALGSVLVTATDGGIAVGIDAYLFGSLATVSRGNVGVLLALTVLVVAVVAVAYRPLLYATFDETAARAAGIGVTRYNYVLVVLTAVVVVGAMQIMGVILVAALLVVPVATASAVRGFRRSLVAAVLAAQVATIAGATLSYLFGVAAGGTIVLVALGCYVASRVVALAWSRVADVWRRTARAV
- a CDS encoding metal ABC transporter ATP-binding protein; this encodes MTVIEADDLTFGYGDRPVLDGVSLTVEPGAFLGLVGPNGSGKTTLLELLIGLRRPDAGRVRLFGSPAHECADGERVGYVAQDTAGTGDAMPVTVAEAVRMGRYPRRLRGRFDADDRRAVADAMERVGIADLAERRVGRLSGGQRQRVFIARALAAEADLLALDEPTVGVDAESRSAFYDLLDSLNDDGLTVVLVEHDIGVVTAHATEIACLNRRLYFHGDPETFVETDALAEAYGTDHRVVAHGH
- a CDS encoding metal ABC transporter substrate-binding protein; the protein is MARHTRRSFLGAAAGATTAVALSGCIGSAGPGGDDSGSTAETDDRPVARASFFVFGDFARQVAGDAARAETLVPVGQHGHGWEPGPQVRRAVAEADLFVYGMEGFQPWADDMVRDVRADDEGVRPVAVGDGVDLLGVDHGSEHTDEHHGDEGTDGHHEDEQGGEHHEGEHTDHGEDGREHTDHHEDQHTDGGEGEHGGREGGHDHGGVDPHFWLDPRRASAAVERVREAFAAVDPDGASRYADNASAYRERLAALDESFESRLAGATTDVVLVAGHDAFGYLGARYDIEFVTLTGLSPDDSPSLRDIERAQRRIDEHDLRYVCADPLESRRAARELVAETDAEEVLPLTSIPGRSDAWVEEGWGYVDVMESVNLPTLERALGVE